GGCACGGTGAAGATGCAGTACACGCTGCGCCTGAACAATGCAGGCGAGTTCCAGCTTCCGCCGAGCCGCGTGGAGGCGCTCTACGCGCCCGAGATGTTCGGCGAGGCGCCCAACGCGCGGGTGAAGGTGGTGCAGCCCTGACAATCGCTCGACTTCCATGCCAACGTCCGAATCCATGAGCCTCATCCAGCGCCTGCCCGCGGGCCCCCTCGACATCGTCGGAGACATCCACGGCGAGATTGCGGCCCTGGAGCAGCTGCTCGCGCACCTGGGCTATGGCGGCGCGGGCAGGCACCCCGAGGGGCGCCGCCTGGTGTTCGTCGGCGACTTCTGCGACCGCGGCCCCGACAGCCCCGCGGTGCTGCGCCTGCTCATGCCCATGCTCGCCAGCGGGCAGGCCCTGGCGGTGCTGGGCAACCACGAGATCAACCTGCTGCGCGGGGACGCCAAGGACGGCTCGGGCTGGTACTTCGACAGCCGCCGCGCGTCCGACGAGGCCAAGTACGCCCCGTTCGCGCGCATGCCCATGGGCGAGGCGCCGGCCATCCTGGAGCAGCTGGGCCGGCTGCCGATCGCGCTGGAGCGCGAGGACCTGCGCGTGGTGCATGCCGCCTGGTGCGAGCCGCAGATCGCCGCGGCCCGCGGCCTGCCCGCCGGCACCGTACGCAGCGCCTACGACCACTACGAGGACGTGGCGGCCCGCCAGGCCCAGGCCAGCGACGTGGTCCGGCGCATGCAGGACGAGCGCCAGCTCTGGCCCCACAGCCTGGAGGACCATGGCCATCCCCCGCCGTTCCTGCCCGCGCACAGCGAGCGCGAGCTGGGCAAGTCCATGGTCAACCCGCTGAAGGTGCTGACCGCCGGGGTGGAGCGCGAATGCCGCACCCCGTTCTACGCGGGCGGCAAATGGCGCTTCGTGCAGCGCGTGGCCTGGTGGAGCGAATACGCCGACGCCCAGGCCGTCGTCGTGGGCCACTACTGGCGCCGCCTGCTGGAGGGCGACGCGGCGGCCCATGGACCGCAGGCGGAAAACCTGTTCGGCCACACCTCGCCGCTGTCCTGGCACGGCCTGCGCGGCAATGTGTTTTGCGTGGACTACTCGGTGGGCGCGCGCTGGGTGGCACGCCGCAATGGCGAGGAGCCGGGGCGCCGCTTCAAGCTGGCCGCCCTGCGCTGGCCCGAGCGCACGCTGGTGTTCGACGACGGCGTACAGGCGCCAACGCAGGGTTTTGGCACGCCCGCCGATGCGCAGGCTTAGCCCTCTCTGGAGGCTGCCGGCCACGCACCCGGCGCAGGACATGCAGCAGGCGACGGGCTGCAGCAGCGGCAGGCCGCTGCCGTGAACACCGCACGGCACCCGAAGCGCATCAGCGGGCGGCGGTCGGGTCCGGCACCGACGCCACCGCGTCGCGCAGCACCTCCAGCTTGCGGCTGCCCGCGTCGGCTTGGCGCGCCATCAGCGCTACCTGCACGGACGGAGCGTCGCGCCCCAGCCGCAGGATGCGCACCGGCAGCGGCTGCGTCATGTGCGCGTCCGGCTGCTGCACGATCGACACGCCCAGGCCCGCGCTGACCATCGCCACCACGGCTTGCACCGACTGCAGGTCCATCGCCGGGCGTGCGCCCGGGACATGCTTGCGCATCCAGCGCGCTGTCAGCCGGCCCGCGTTGGTCTCGGGGTCGAAGCGGATCCAGTCGTGCGTCCGGAACAGCGCCGGGATCCGCGATTCGCTGGTGCCCGGTGGTGCGAGCAGCACCAGCTCCTTGCGCAGCAGCGGGTACCACACGAGCCCGCGCGAGGCGCCGGTGGCCGGCTGCACGAGGATCGCGGCGTCGACCCGGCCGGCCTTGACCGACTCCAGCAGTTCCACGCTGCGCCCGCGCACCGGCCGCACCTGCAGCGCCGGGTGGTGGGCGCGAAGCCACGCGACCACCCCGGGCAGCAGCGCCGACTGCATGGTCTCGATGACGCCCAGGCGCATCAGCCCGTCGACCTGCGCGCCGTGCCGGCGGCGCAGCGCCTCGACCCGCTGCATGGGCTCGCGCATCACCTCGACGATCTCGCGCGCGAGCGGCGTCGGCCGCACCGTGAGTCCGGCGCGGTCGAACAGCGGTCGGCCGAAATGGGCCTCCAGCTGCTTCATCTGCATGCTCACCGCGCTGGGCGTCACGTTCATCAGGCGCGCGGCGCCCGCCAGGCTGCCGCTGCGCAGCACCGCTTCCAGGGTGTCGAAAAACGAGAACTTCATCAGTTTTCCTTCACTGCTAGTTGCCGAAATATAGCTTTTGTGAAGTGACCCGGGTCACTAGAATTTTTTTCGACGCGCACCAACCGGCCCGAGGCAAGCCTGCACGACGTCGCGATATACCAAGGAGACACCATGAAGCATCCCACCCGCAGAACGTTCAACACCGCCCTTGCGGGCGCGCTCGCTGGCGCGGCCGGCCTGCCGGCGTTCGCTGCTGACGATGCGGCGAACTATCCGTCGCGCCCGATCACCATCGTGGTCGGCTTCGCGCCCGGTGGCCCGACCGACATCGTCGCGCGGGTGGTGGCGACCAAGCTGTCGCAGGCCTGGGGCCAGCCCGTGGTCGTCGACAACAAGCCGGGCGCGGGCTCCAACATCGGGACCGAGCAGGTAGTGCGCGCCGCGCCCGACGGCTACACGCTGCTGGTGGAGACGATCGCCAACGCGACCAACATGTCTGTCTACAAGAACCTCAAGTACGACACGAAGCGCGACCTGGTGCCGATCGTCCAGTTCATGGCCGCGCCCAGCGTGCTGGTGGTCAACCCCAAGCTGCCGGCGAAGAACCTCAAGGAGTTGATCGCGCTGGCGAAGGCGGAACCGGGCAAGCTCAATTACGCGTCCACCGGTGTCGGCGGCTCGCCGCATCTGGCCGGAGAGATGCTGAAGATGCGCGCTGGCATCGACATCGTGCACATCCCGTACAAGGGCGCGGGCCCGGCACTCAACGACCTGTTGGCAGGGAACGTGTCGATGGGCTTCATGACAGCGCTGGGACTGGTGCCATATCTGGAAAGCGGGCGCCTGCGCGCGATCGCGATCGCCAGCCCGAAGCGCAGTCCGGAAATGCCGGACGTGCCGACGATGGAGGACGCCGGCCTGCCCAGATTCTGGGTGCTGTCGTGGAACGGCCTGGCCGCGCCGGCGAAGACGCCCAAGGCGATCGTCGAGAAGCTGAACAGGGAAGTCAACCGCATCCTCGCGCTGCCCGACGTGAAGAAGCAACTGCAGTCGCTCGGTGGCGATCCGGTCGGCGGCACGCCGGAGGAGTTTGCTTCGTTCGTCAACTCGGAGATCCAGACCTGGAGCGCGGTGGTGCAGTCCGCCGGCTTCGCGCTGGAGTGAGCCGCCCATGCCGCCCATCGAACCGCACCGCTGCGCGCTGATCACGACCGGCGGCACGATCGTCTCGCGCATCGACCCGGCCACCGGCCTGGCGATGCCGGTGCTGTCAGGCGACGAGTTGCTGAGCACGCTGCGTGGCCACGGCGACCCGGGCGAGGTAGAGGTGCACGACTTCTGCCGCGTCGCGTCGCCGCACATCGGTCCCCGGGAGTGGGTGGGACTGTCGGCGCTCGCGCAGTCGATTGCCGCGCGCGAGGACGTCGCCGGCATCGTCGTCACGCACGGCACCAGCACGCTGGAGGACACGGCGTGGTTCCTCGATCTCGTGCTGCGCACCGAAAAACCGGTCGTCGTGACCGGCGCGCAGCGCAACGCGTCGGCGCCGGACTTCGATGGCCCGCGCAACCTGCTCACGGCATTGAAGATTTGCCGCGCTCCGGCGGCGCGCGGACTGGGCGTGCTGGTCGCGCTCAACGAGCACGTCAACGCGGCGCGCGAGGCGACCAAGACCCACACCGTCGACGTGGAGACTTTCCAGTCGGGCGAGTGGGGCTACCTCGGCTCGGTGGTGAACGATAGGGTCACGTTCCATCGCGCGCCGGCTCGCCGGCTGCACATCCCGCTCACGGCCTCCGCGCTGCCGCCCGTCGAGATCGTCTCGATGTATCCCGGCGCGAGCGGCGCGCTGATCACGGCCGCCGCCGATGCGGGCGCCCGCGGCATCGTCGTGCAGGCCGTCGCCTCCGGCCATGTCAACGAGGCGATGGCCGGTGCGATCGGCGCCGTGCTGGCGCGCGGCGTCGCCGTCGCCGTCTCCACGCGCATTCCCCGTGGCGGCACGCGCGCGGGCTACGGTTTCCCCGGCTCGTCGCAGCGGCTGGCCGAGGCTGGTGCCGTGCTTGCCGGCGACCTCTCGCCCTGGAAAGCGCGCATCGTGCTGATGCTGGCGCTGCAGCGCGGGCCGGTGCCCGCTCCCGAGCTGGCGAGGCTGTTCGATCAATGACCCCGGCGCGGCGACGCGCCTTTCCTTCAGGACTGCAACATGGATTTTGAACTGAGCGAAGAGCAACAGGCCTTTGCCGATTCGGTGGCGCGCTTCGCACGCGAGAAGCTGGCCGCGGGGGCGCTGCGGCGCGCGCATTCGCACGAGTGGGATTACGAGGCCGGCCAGCTGATCGCGGAGCAGGGCCTGCTGGGCATTGCGTTTGCGCAAGCCGATGGCGGCCAGGGCGGAACGCTGATGCACGCGGTGCTGGCGATCGAGCAGGTGGCGCTGGCGTGCCCGCGCAGCGCGGACATCGTGCAGGTCGGCAACTTCGGCCCGATCCGCACCTTCGTCGAGTATGCGACGCCCGAGCAGAAGGCGCGTTTCCTGCCAGGCCTGTTGTCCGGCCAGAAGCTGATCTGCCTGGGCATGAGCGAGCCCGAGGCCGGTTCGGCCGTCACCGAGTTGAAGACCACGGCGCGCCAGGAAGGCGACGAGTACGTGATCAATGGCTCCAAGGTGTTCTCCTCGCACGGCCTGGAAGCCGACCTGTTCCTGATCTACGTGCGGTTCGGCCCCGGCGTGGGCGGCATCGGCTCGGTGCTGCTGGAGCGCGGCATGCCGGGCTTCTCGATCGGGCAGCCGACCCGCTTCATGAACGGCGAGCAGTGGGGGCAGCTGTATTTCGACAACGTGCGCGTCCCGGCGAGGAATCTGCTGCTGGGGGCCGGCGGCTTCAAGAAGCAGATCTCCGGCTTCAACGTCGAGCGTCTGGGCAACGCGTCGCGCGCGCTGGCCTGCGGACGCTATTGCTTCAACCTGGCGCGCGAGCACGCGCTGCAGCGCAAGCAGTTCGGCCGCACGCTCGCCGAGTTCCAGGGCGTCCA
This region of Alicycliphilus denitrificans K601 genomic DNA includes:
- a CDS encoding acyl-CoA dehydrogenase family protein gives rise to the protein MDFELSEEQQAFADSVARFAREKLAAGALRRAHSHEWDYEAGQLIAEQGLLGIAFAQADGGQGGTLMHAVLAIEQVALACPRSADIVQVGNFGPIRTFVEYATPEQKARFLPGLLSGQKLICLGMSEPEAGSAVTELKTTARQEGDEYVINGSKVFSSHGLEADLFLIYVRFGPGVGGIGSVLLERGMPGFSIGQPTRFMNGEQWGQLYFDNVRVPARNLLLGAGGFKKQISGFNVERLGNASRALACGRYCFNLAREHALQRKQFGRTLAEFQGVQWKFAEMAMKLEQAQLLLYKAAMEGEHGLPSAQSTAMAKLACNLAGWEVSNEAMQVMGGLGFTQDLLVEYCVRRTRGWMIAGGSIEILKNRIAEGVFGRTFSQRPGMAA
- a CDS encoding asparaginase; the encoded protein is MPPIEPHRCALITTGGTIVSRIDPATGLAMPVLSGDELLSTLRGHGDPGEVEVHDFCRVASPHIGPREWVGLSALAQSIAAREDVAGIVVTHGTSTLEDTAWFLDLVLRTEKPVVVTGAQRNASAPDFDGPRNLLTALKICRAPAARGLGVLVALNEHVNAAREATKTHTVDVETFQSGEWGYLGSVVNDRVTFHRAPARRLHIPLTASALPPVEIVSMYPGASGALITAAADAGARGIVVQAVASGHVNEAMAGAIGAVLARGVAVAVSTRIPRGGTRAGYGFPGSSQRLAEAGAVLAGDLSPWKARIVLMLALQRGPVPAPELARLFDQ
- a CDS encoding LysR family transcriptional regulator, which encodes MKFSFFDTLEAVLRSGSLAGAARLMNVTPSAVSMQMKQLEAHFGRPLFDRAGLTVRPTPLAREIVEVMREPMQRVEALRRRHGAQVDGLMRLGVIETMQSALLPGVVAWLRAHHPALQVRPVRGRSVELLESVKAGRVDAAILVQPATGASRGLVWYPLLRKELVLLAPPGTSESRIPALFRTHDWIRFDPETNAGRLTARWMRKHVPGARPAMDLQSVQAVVAMVSAGLGVSIVQQPDAHMTQPLPVRILRLGRDAPSVQVALMARQADAGSRKLEVLRDAVASVPDPTAAR
- a CDS encoding metallophosphoesterase, whose amino-acid sequence is MSLIQRLPAGPLDIVGDIHGEIAALEQLLAHLGYGGAGRHPEGRRLVFVGDFCDRGPDSPAVLRLLMPMLASGQALAVLGNHEINLLRGDAKDGSGWYFDSRRASDEAKYAPFARMPMGEAPAILEQLGRLPIALEREDLRVVHAAWCEPQIAAARGLPAGTVRSAYDHYEDVAARQAQASDVVRRMQDERQLWPHSLEDHGHPPPFLPAHSERELGKSMVNPLKVLTAGVERECRTPFYAGGKWRFVQRVAWWSEYADAQAVVVGHYWRRLLEGDAAAHGPQAENLFGHTSPLSWHGLRGNVFCVDYSVGARWVARRNGEEPGRRFKLAALRWPERTLVFDDGVQAPTQGFGTPADAQA
- a CDS encoding tripartite tricarboxylate transporter substrate binding protein; the protein is MKHPTRRTFNTALAGALAGAAGLPAFAADDAANYPSRPITIVVGFAPGGPTDIVARVVATKLSQAWGQPVVVDNKPGAGSNIGTEQVVRAAPDGYTLLVETIANATNMSVYKNLKYDTKRDLVPIVQFMAAPSVLVVNPKLPAKNLKELIALAKAEPGKLNYASTGVGGSPHLAGEMLKMRAGIDIVHIPYKGAGPALNDLLAGNVSMGFMTALGLVPYLESGRLRAIAIASPKRSPEMPDVPTMEDAGLPRFWVLSWNGLAAPAKTPKAIVEKLNREVNRILALPDVKKQLQSLGGDPVGGTPEEFASFVNSEIQTWSAVVQSAGFALE